One window from the genome of Gemmatimonadota bacterium encodes:
- the solA gene encoding N-methyl-L-tryptophan oxidase, which produces MIAVGSFDVIVVGVGAMGSSVCAHLAARGARVLGIDRHAHPHEFGSSGGDTRLFRTSYFEHTDYVPLLRRARAGWSRLEEDTGVTVFYETGVLYAGPADGHLIRDTEASARAYEIPLEELGDAADRFPQFALPDGYRALFEPGGGLVLSAWAIGAYGGLARHAGAQLRPRERVLGWEETGDGVVVRTDAGRYTAAHLVLAAGAWTSALAPSLAGFLTPTRQVLGWVRPDDPDAFSPPRFAAWAIEDPSDGLYYGFPIVGGSSAMPERAGIKVGRHVPGPEADPDTVDRGPAPPEDQDFLPGVARYLPSAGTDVLSTMTCLYTNSPDGHFLVGALPGAERVSVAAGFSGHGFKFAPVIGEALADLALEGSTELPIGFLDPDRFDGT; this is translated from the coding sequence ATGATCGCCGTAGGGTCGTTCGACGTCATCGTGGTTGGCGTTGGCGCGATGGGCTCCTCCGTCTGCGCCCACCTCGCCGCGCGCGGAGCCCGCGTGCTGGGCATCGATCGCCACGCGCATCCGCACGAGTTCGGTTCCAGCGGCGGCGACACGCGCTTGTTTCGCACCTCCTACTTCGAGCACACCGATTACGTCCCGCTCCTGCGCCGCGCGCGCGCCGGGTGGTCGCGCCTGGAAGAGGACACCGGCGTAACGGTGTTCTACGAGACAGGCGTGCTATATGCCGGTCCGGCGGATGGCCATTTGATCCGCGATACCGAGGCGTCGGCGAGGGCGTACGAGATCCCGCTGGAGGAGTTGGGCGACGCGGCGGACCGCTTCCCCCAGTTTGCGCTGCCGGACGGCTATCGCGCTCTGTTCGAGCCGGGCGGGGGGCTGGTGCTGTCGGCCTGGGCGATCGGGGCGTACGGGGGGCTCGCCAGGCACGCGGGGGCGCAGCTTAGGCCAAGGGAGCGCGTTCTGGGCTGGGAGGAGACCGGCGACGGCGTGGTCGTGCGCACCGACGCGGGCCGCTATACAGCCGCGCACCTGGTGCTCGCCGCCGGAGCCTGGACGAGCGCGCTGGCGCCGAGCTTGGCGGGGTTCCTCACGCCCACGCGCCAGGTGCTGGGCTGGGTGCGGCCCGACGACCCGGACGCGTTCTCCCCACCGCGCTTTGCTGCCTGGGCGATCGAGGACCCGAGCGACGGACTCTACTACGGATTTCCCATCGTGGGCGGCTCGTCGGCCATGCCGGAGCGCGCCGGCATCAAGGTCGGTCGCCACGTGCCCGGACCCGAGGCCGATCCGGACACCGTCGATCGGGGGCCGGCCCCGCCCGAAGACCAGGATTTCCTGCCCGGAGTGGCGCGCTACCTGCCCAGCGCGGGCACCGACGTGCTGTCCACCATGACCTGCCTGTACACCAACTCGCCCGACGGCCACTTCCTGGTTGGCGCGCTGCCTGGCGCCGAGCGCGTGAGCGTGGCGGCGGGCTTCAGCGGCCACGGCTTCAAGTTCGCCCCCGTGATCGGCGAGGCGCTGGCGGACCTCGCGCTGGAGGGATCGACCGAGCTGCCGATTGGGTTTCTGGATCCGGACCGCTTCGACGGCACCTGA